From Juglans regia cultivar Chandler chromosome 6, Walnut 2.0, whole genome shotgun sequence, the proteins below share one genomic window:
- the LOC108981573 gene encoding uncharacterized protein LOC108981573: MNLERTYEICGCTENQKVLYAGYLFQGEVGMWWDTRRQLLVRELGSLTALSWERFKEEFDNRFYPDSAKQLKVQEFASLTQGSLTVEQYAAKFMALGRELPRVVNVAAIAESEQRGLAIQINSERKRTMPFAASGSAEKKRSFSSPAKGKGIVTGGHMPYAYPLCPKCGKCHPGECRSGYGVCYRCGKPGHLIRDCPNTAQGSGAGDHKPRPHIQARVYAVTPGDINADASEVEEVGVITVLIPDGNTVACTRLVKDCPVELDGRTVKADLLVFGQMEFDLILGMDWLFKHYAKIDCWKQEVVFESPSKDIIRYVGAPVKATQPVISALQARKCIEVGASAFLLMIVDKTDGSEEIRGIPVVEDFPKVFVNELPSLPPNRETEFKIELEPATTPTHKAPYCMAHAELK; encoded by the exons atgaaTCTCGAAAGGACATATGAGATATGTGGTTGTACTGAGAACCAAAAGGTTCTATACGCTGGATACCTATTCCAAGGAGAAGTTGGAATGTGGTGGGATACACGAAGGCAACtcctagttagggaactaggaagtctCACTGCACTAtcatgggagagatttaaggaagagttcgaCAACAGATTCTACCCTGATTCTGCCAAACAACTGAAGGTGCAGGAGTTTGCGagtttaactcaaggcagtttgacGGTAGAACAGTATGCTGCTAAGTTCATggcgttaggaag agaattaccaagagttgtAAATGTGGCTGCGATAGCAGAGtctgagcagagaggtctagcaATCCAGATCAATTCCGAACGAAAGAGGACCATGCCATTTGCTGCAAGCGGTAGTGCCGAGAAGAAAAGGTCTTTTTCCAGCCCAGCGAAAGGCAAGGGAATAGTGACAGGAGGACATATGCCATATGCTTATCCGTTATGCCCTAAGTGTGGAAAGTGTCATCCTGGAGAATGTCGTAGTGGTTATGGAGTTTGTTATCGATGCGGGAAACCAGGACATTTGATCAGAGATTGTCCCAACACTGCACAAGGTAGTGGAGCTGGTGATCATAAGCCAAGGCCCCACATCCAAGCACGCGTGTATGCTGTAACCCCAGGTGATATCAATGCTGATGCATCAGAGGTTGAGGAAGTTGGCGtcatcactg TGTTAATTCCTGATGGGAATACAGTAGCTTGTACCCGTTTAGTTAAGGATTGTCCTGTAGAGCTAGATGGAAGGACGGTGAAGGCTGACCTACTAGTATTCGGTCAAATGGAGTTTGACCTAATTTTGGGTATGGACTGGCTATTCAAGCACTATGCTAAGATAGATTGCTGGAAGCAAGAAGTGGTGTTTGAATCCCCAAGTAAAGACATAATTAGGTACGTGGGAGCACCAGTTAAGGCCACCCAACCAGTGATTTCGGCTTTACAAGCTAGGAAGTGTATTGAGGTTGGAGCCTCAGCTTTTCTGTTGATGATTGTGGATAAGACAGATGGGAGTGAAGAAATCCGTGGGATACCAGTAGTTGAAGATTTTCCTAAAGTTTTTGTCAACGAGCTACCTAGTCTACCACCGAATAGAGAAACTGAGTTCAAGATAGAGTTGGAACCGGCAACAACTCCGACTCACAAGGCCCCGTATTGTATGGCTCATGCCGAATTGAAGTAG